The Helicobacter sp. MIT 99-5507 genome includes a region encoding these proteins:
- the leuD gene encoding 3-isopropylmalate dehydratase small subunit translates to MKVNGFVHKYNDNVDTDVIIPARYLNTADHKELAGHCMEDIDKEFVRRVKDGDIMVGGWNFGCGSSREHAPIAIKASGIKCIIAKSFARIFYRNAINIGLAIIESKEAVETIEQGDEVEIDFDSGVIINLKTNKKYNTPPFPPFIQEIINANGYLNWIAKR, encoded by the coding sequence ATGAAAGTAAATGGTTTTGTCCATAAATATAATGATAATGTAGATACAGATGTAATCATCCCTGCAAGATATCTAAATACAGCTGATCATAAAGAGCTTGCAGGGCATTGTATGGAAGATATTGATAAGGAATTTGTAAGAAGAGTAAAAGATGGTGATATTATGGTAGGTGGTTGGAATTTTGGTTGTGGTTCAAGCAGAGAACACGCACCTATTGCAATCAAGGCAAGTGGTATAAAATGTATTATTGCAAAGAGTTTTGCAAGAATCTTTTATCGCAATGCCATAAATATTGGACTTGCAATAATAGAATCTAAAGAGGCAGTGGAGACAATAGAGCAGGGTGATGAAGTAGAAATTGATTTTGATAGTGGAGTTATAATAAATTTAAAAACAAATAAAAAATACAATACCCCGCCTTTTCCGCCATTTATACAAGAAATTATAAATGCAAATGGATATTTAAATTGGATTGCAAAGAGATAA